In the Natrinema amylolyticum genome, AAACGTCACTCGAGGCGTTCTAACACCGCGTCTTTCTCGTAGGACAGCGTGAGCGACCGCGAGCGACCGCGACCGTCGACGTCCGCGTAGTCGGCGTCGATCAGTCCGAGCTGGTCGAGTTTGTTGACGATTTCGGAGTAGCGCGTATAGCCGAGGTCGGTCCGGTCGGTGAAGACCTCGTAGACCTCGCCGGCCTGCTCGCCGTCGTGTTCGGCAATGACCTCGAGCAGTGCCCGTTCGGTATCGGTCAGCCCGGAAAGCGACCGCGAGAGGTTGATGTACTTGGACGTCTCGTAGGCGTCCTCGACGTCCTGGCGCTCGACGGTGCGGCTGGCACGCATCTCCGCGTTCAGCCCCGCTCGGCGCAACAGGTCGATCCCGACGCGCAGATCGCCGCTCTCGGCGGTGAGTTTGGCGACGTACTCCAAGGTATCGCGGTCGATGACGCCCTCGTGAAAGCCGCGTTTCACGCGCTCCTCGAGGATGTCGACGATCTCGGGCTGGTCGTAGACCGGGAAGTAGACGTCCTCCGGGCGGAAGACGCTCTGGACCCGGGAGTCGAGTTCGTCGATGACGTCGAGTGCGGGGTCCGAAGAGACCACGACGACGCCGATCTTCGCGCCGGGATACTCCTCGTGAGCCCGCAGGAGCGAGTAGAGCGTGTCCGAGGCCTCGTTCTCGTAGAAGAGGTAGTTGATGTCGTCCAGGGCGACGACCAGAACCTTGTCCTCCTCGACGAGCTTCTCGGCGA is a window encoding:
- a CDS encoding ORC1-type DNA replication protein, translated to MGDDPEEGMLSWDESVFRDEHVFEIDYVPETFKHREGQTQSLTYALRPAVRGSRPLNVVVRGPPGTGKTTAIQKLFDEVGAQTSEVRTIRVNCQVNATRYSVFSRLFEGTFDYEPPSSGISFKKLFGQIAEKLVEEDKVLVVALDDINYLFYENEASDTLYSLLRAHEEYPGAKIGVVVVSSDPALDVIDELDSRVQSVFRPEDVYFPVYDQPEIVDILEERVKRGFHEGVIDRDTLEYVAKLTAESGDLRVGIDLLRRAGLNAEMRASRTVERQDVEDAYETSKYINLSRSLSGLTDTERALLEVIAEHDGEQAGEVYEVFTDRTDLGYTRYSEIVNKLDQLGLIDADYADVDGRGRSRSLTLSYEKDAVLERLE